In the genome of Pseudomonas protegens, one region contains:
- the rpsP gene encoding 30S ribosomal protein S16: MLTIRLALGGSKKRPFYHLTVTDSRNPRDGSHKEQVGFFNPIARGQEVRLSVNQERVAYWLSVGAQPSERVAQLLKESAKAAA, translated from the coding sequence ATGCTAACAATCCGTCTTGCCCTTGGCGGCTCCAAAAAGCGCCCGTTTTACCACTTGACCGTGACCGACAGCCGTAACCCACGTGACGGTTCGCACAAAGAACAAGTTGGCTTCTTCAACCCGATCGCTCGTGGTCAAGAAGTCCGCCTGTCCGTGAACCAAGAGCGCGTAGCCTACTGGCTGAGCGTGGGTGCACAGCCTTCTGAGCGCGTTGCTCAGTTGCTGAAGGAATCGGCTAAGGCTGCAGCCTGA
- the ffh gene encoding signal recognition particle protein, which yields MFENLTDRLSQTLRHVTGKAKLTEDNIKDTLREVRMALLEADVALPVVKDFVNSVKERAVGTEVSRSLTPGQAFVKIVQAELESLMGAANEDLNLSAVPPAVVLMAGLQGAGKTTTAGKLARFLKERKKKSVMVVSADVYRPAAIKQLETLANDIGVTFFPSDLSQKPVAIAEAAIKEAKLKFIDVVIVDTAGRLHVDSEMMDEIQALHAAIKPVETLFVVDAMTGQDAANTAKAFGDALPLTGVILTKVDGDARGGAALSVRAITGKPIKFIGMGEKSEALEPFHPERIASRILGMGDVLSLIEQAEQTLDKEKADKLAKKLKKGKGFDLEDFRDQLQQMKNMGGLGGLMDKLPNIGGVNLAQMGNAQSAAEKQFKQMEAIINSMTPAERRDPELISGSRKRRIAMGSGTQVQDIGRLIKQHKQMQKMMKKFSAKGGMAKMMRGMGGMLPGGGMPKI from the coding sequence ATGTTTGAAAACCTAACCGACCGTCTCTCGCAGACGCTGCGCCATGTCACCGGCAAGGCCAAGCTGACCGAGGACAACATCAAAGACACCCTGCGCGAAGTGCGCATGGCGCTGCTCGAAGCCGACGTTGCGTTGCCGGTGGTCAAGGACTTCGTCAACTCGGTGAAGGAGCGTGCGGTCGGCACCGAAGTGTCCCGCAGCCTGACCCCGGGCCAGGCCTTTGTGAAGATTGTCCAGGCCGAGCTGGAAAGCCTGATGGGCGCGGCCAACGAAGACCTCAACCTCAGCGCCGTGCCGCCAGCGGTGGTGCTGATGGCCGGTCTGCAAGGTGCGGGCAAGACCACCACCGCCGGCAAGCTTGCGCGCTTCCTTAAAGAGCGCAAGAAAAAGAGCGTGATGGTGGTGTCCGCCGACGTTTACCGCCCGGCGGCGATCAAGCAGCTGGAAACCCTGGCCAACGACATCGGCGTGACCTTTTTCCCGTCGGACCTGAGCCAGAAGCCGGTGGCCATCGCCGAAGCGGCTATTAAGGAAGCAAAACTCAAGTTCATCGACGTGGTGATCGTCGACACCGCCGGTCGCTTGCACGTCGACAGCGAGATGATGGACGAGATCCAGGCGCTGCACGCGGCGATCAAGCCGGTGGAAACCCTGTTCGTGGTCGACGCCATGACCGGTCAGGACGCCGCCAACACCGCCAAGGCCTTTGGCGATGCGCTGCCGCTGACCGGGGTGATCCTGACCAAGGTCGACGGCGACGCCCGTGGTGGTGCCGCGCTGTCGGTACGGGCCATCACCGGCAAGCCGATCAAGTTCATCGGCATGGGCGAGAAGTCCGAGGCCCTGGAGCCGTTCCACCCGGAACGTATCGCTTCGCGGATCCTCGGCATGGGCGACGTGCTCAGCCTGATCGAACAGGCCGAGCAGACCCTCGACAAGGAAAAGGCCGACAAGCTGGCCAAGAAGCTGAAGAAGGGCAAGGGCTTCGACCTTGAAGACTTCCGCGATCAGCTGCAACAGATGAAGAACATGGGCGGCCTGGGCGGCCTGATGGACAAGCTGCCGAACATCGGCGGCGTCAATCTGGCGCAGATGGGCAACGCACAGAGCGCTGCTGAAAAGCAGTTCAAGCAGATGGAAGCCATCATCAACTCCATGACCCCGGCCGAGCGCCGCGACCCTGAGCTGATCAGCGGTTCGCGCAAGCGTCGGATCGCCATGGGTTCCGGTACCCAGGTGCAGGACATCGGCCGCTTGATCAAGCAGCACAAGCAGATGCAGAAGATGATGAAGAAGTTCTCCGCCAAGGGCGGGATGGCCAAGATGATGCGCGGCATGGGCGGCATGTTGCCCGGCGGCGGCATGCCGAAGATCTGA
- a CDS encoding inner membrane protein YpjD — protein MLPLSPSLLPTLAAVLYAAATFYQGSRLASGAKANKRLLVTLGILALLAHGISLLTHLLTPAGLGLDFFSAASLIAAAVIALTLLACWRIPVENLLVLLFPLGALTALLAQFVPTGTVPVIDEEPGILAHILLSILAYGMFTIAVFQALLLLVQDHQLKNKHPSGLIRNFPPLQTMESLLFGFLWAGWTLLSLSLISGWLFVENLFAQHLVHKTLLACLAWVVFSVLLWGRNRLGWRGHKAIRWTLAGFCLLMLAYFGSKLVREYILHI, from the coding sequence ATGCTCCCCTTGTCACCCAGCTTGCTACCCACCCTCGCCGCCGTCCTTTATGCCGCTGCGACCTTCTATCAAGGCTCTCGCCTGGCCTCCGGCGCCAAGGCAAACAAGCGCCTGCTGGTTACGCTGGGCATCCTGGCCCTGCTCGCCCATGGCATCAGCCTGCTGACCCATCTGCTGACCCCGGCAGGCCTGGGCCTGGACTTCTTCAGCGCCGCCAGCCTGATCGCCGCGGCGGTCATCGCCCTGACCCTGCTGGCCTGCTGGCGGATTCCGGTGGAAAACCTGCTGGTGCTGTTATTCCCCCTGGGCGCGCTGACGGCCCTGCTGGCGCAGTTCGTGCCAACCGGCACCGTGCCTGTGATCGATGAGGAGCCGGGGATTCTCGCCCACATCCTGTTGTCGATCCTGGCCTACGGCATGTTCACCATCGCGGTGTTCCAGGCCTTGCTGCTGCTGGTGCAGGACCATCAGTTGAAGAACAAGCATCCGTCCGGCCTGATCAGGAACTTCCCGCCCCTGCAGACCATGGAAAGCCTGCTGTTCGGCTTTCTCTGGGCCGGCTGGACCCTGCTCTCGCTGTCGCTGATCTCCGGCTGGCTGTTCGTCGAAAACCTGTTCGCCCAGCACTTGGTGCACAAGACCCTGCTGGCTTGCCTGGCCTGGGTGGTGTTCAGCGTGCTGCTGTGGGGCCGCAACCGCCTGGGCTGGCGCGGGCACAAGGCGATTCGCTGGACCCTCGCGGGTTTCTGCCTGCTGATGCTGGCGTACTTCGGCAGCAAGCTGGTTCGTGAATACATCCTGCACATCTGA
- a CDS encoding HlyC/CorC family transporter: protein MTDSLPSGPMLAVIALLIVWSGLFTAIDAAQQHLLTQRNGSRSGDKPTARLAFPKESLILCNTLCRVLAVVISTLLALFYWAEEGPWLACLISTSGLLVLAEYLPRTLALRYPEGTLSFGNSLLGIPMKLVYPLAWLLNAIGQLLLRPFAAKASAVKHSDDDPALLDDEPTPQEPHALSGIHALDNITVNDILVPRSEVDGINLDDPIEEIIAQLRANKRTRLPVFHSDINQVEAVLNTRQIRHLLPDASLTKEALLAACHEPYFVPESTPLQLQLLNFHKQQRRLGMVVDEYGEVLGIVTLEDILEEIVGEFESEHSLDNPHIHPQADGRYVVEGAASIRELNKSLGWHLPCDGPKTLNGLVTEALETIPDSAVCLKIGRYRLEILETEENRVSRVLLWHTSSPPARA, encoded by the coding sequence ATGACCGACTCCCTGCCCTCCGGGCCCATGCTCGCGGTAATCGCCCTGCTGATCGTCTGGTCGGGGCTGTTCACGGCCATCGATGCCGCGCAACAGCACCTGCTGACCCAACGCAACGGCTCGCGCTCCGGCGACAAGCCGACAGCGCGACTGGCCTTCCCCAAGGAAAGCCTGATTCTGTGCAATACCCTCTGCCGGGTCCTGGCGGTGGTCATCAGCACCTTGCTGGCGCTGTTCTACTGGGCGGAAGAAGGCCCCTGGCTGGCCTGCCTGATCAGCACCAGCGGCTTGCTGGTGCTGGCCGAGTACCTGCCCCGTACCCTGGCATTGCGCTATCCGGAAGGCACCCTGAGCTTTGGCAACAGCCTGCTGGGCATCCCCATGAAGCTTGTCTACCCCTTAGCTTGGCTGCTCAACGCCATCGGCCAGCTGCTGTTGCGCCCGTTCGCTGCCAAGGCCAGCGCGGTCAAGCACAGCGACGACGATCCGGCACTGCTTGACGACGAACCCACGCCCCAGGAACCGCACGCGCTGTCCGGCATCCACGCCCTGGACAACATCACGGTCAACGACATCCTGGTGCCCCGCAGCGAAGTCGACGGCATCAACCTGGATGACCCGATCGAGGAAATCATCGCTCAGTTGCGCGCGAACAAACGCACCCGGCTGCCGGTGTTCCACAGCGATATCAATCAGGTCGAAGCGGTGCTCAACACCCGGCAGATCCGCCACCTGCTGCCGGACGCCAGCCTGACCAAGGAAGCCCTGCTGGCCGCCTGCCACGAGCCCTACTTCGTTCCGGAAAGCACCCCGCTGCAGTTGCAACTGCTCAACTTCCACAAGCAGCAACGGCGCCTGGGCATGGTGGTGGACGAATACGGCGAAGTGCTGGGCATCGTCACCCTGGAAGACATCCTCGAAGAAATCGTCGGCGAGTTCGAAAGCGAGCACAGCCTGGACAACCCCCACATCCATCCCCAGGCCGACGGGCGCTATGTGGTGGAAGGCGCCGCCTCGATTCGCGAACTGAACAAGAGCCTGGGCTGGCACCTGCCTTGCGACGGCCCCAAGACCCTCAACGGCCTGGTCACCGAAGCCCTGGAAACCATTCCCGACAGCGCCGTGTGCCTGAAGATCGGCCGCTACCGCCTGGAGATCCTCGAAACCGAGGAAAACCGCGTCAGCCGCGTGCTGCTCTGGCACACCAGCAGCCCTCCCGCCCGGGCCTGA